The following are encoded together in the Gasterosteus aculeatus chromosome 7, fGasAcu3.hap1.1, whole genome shotgun sequence genome:
- the nfrkb gene encoding nuclear factor related to kappa-B-binding protein: MDALTQMLTDPLDPKEETDGAITEECMLGNCRLDLPEDLLEDPDIFFSVMSGSTWSEVLSDSQRQHLRQFLPQFPDNNVAEQDSTIGDLFHNRNFNFGNPLHLAQKQFRDGYFNPEVVKYRQLCAKSQRKRQLYSLQQYYHRLLKHILVSRKELLEFAVHSGLDFPSKRKLPAKTHAEMREPRVRRRLSRILKEVKTECGDSDASSDDDDTSLWAPAPQSPSSPTPAVSLRVLPSLSTQDMKTTEGIELGERDLKSMLHNHREKRKRQPDHPDLMTSDIHLGDVLSRANIGRKGAVALFDLSLPKKKIKDERRKKKMRTIKVESEDPCEILAPSDAPSAPTAGIINSLPDTPSTPLANIKEEIVEECQSSPAALEEIAISFFSLLESILRAESFTSTSLLEDKVQMWQFSPASSLNVWFSSVPCWSDLVLQALQFLAGETKDGMMALPSGFSPFVEFSDESQQWSWIGPTQDTEKDLSALCQLWLDSKDLVIKTEHEDMLEMTSPTPRVSTDYVVRPSTGDERQVFQIQEQQRYNQPHKAFTFRMHGFESVVGPVKGVFDKEMSLNKAREHTLLRSDRPPYVTILSLVRDAAARLPNGEGTRAEICELLKDSQFLAPDVTSAQVNTVVSGALDRLHYEKDPCVKYDIGRKLWIYLHRSRSQEEFERIHQAQAAAAKARKALQQKPKPASKPKSGSKDGGGKTPGCLEAGQDVISNPMSPTPTTPTPNTPGTPKSPLPCTASTPTKTGAPDTIKTSTGVLLVPPPLLPQLGSILPASQACPPVSQPVTSQHAARLVSHLAAGSLPQVRVVSAQPGLVSSAGSHQAALVHQTSHQIRMPMAMAAKGISQAVVSVPLRSPSACSPVHVPNTLSVSAVAKPQAGSPGGNNNPSAPAMLQGIAGPSIKQVSITGQLGMKTAGGGGIPITATNLRIQGKDVLRLPPSSITTDAKGQTVLRITPDMMATLAKSPVATVKLTPDFLGAAGAGKSISATLHVTPPHSSASCGPGAVASCTGEAKTTKAGPVGPSLLKAAGDAAIRLMPTLAVTVADQKSRPFSSVSSGDKSGATIRIMPGLGVIPQKQGQTITMTTTTGSKTLTASTCANVMTMAASVVAGAKGITVAPGVSCSPLTLGTATATVRQVPATVVTTQPGKLPARITVPISVLNQPLKTKSVVTTPMVKGSLNTNLSSLGRNIILTTMPAGTKLIAGNKPVSFVTAQQFQQLQQQGQATQVRIQTVQAQQLQQHMASGSPKSVSTVVVTTAPSPKRAPDPPAAPQQ, translated from the exons ATGGATGCCCTGACCCAAATGCTCACTGACCCTCTGGATCCAAAAGAAGAAACCGACGGCGCAATCACAGAGGAATGCATGCTGGGCAACTGCAGGTTAGACCTTCCAGAGGACCTGCTTGAAGAC CCTGACATCTTCTTCTCTGTGATGAGTGGGAGCACCTGGAGTGAAGTGCTTTCGGATTCTCAGAGGCAGCACCTTCGTCAGTTTTTGCCTCAGTTTCCCGACAACAACGTCGCGGAGCAGGACAGCACCATCGGTGACCTTTTCCACAACAGGAACTTCAACTTTGGAAATCCCCTTCATCTCGCACAGAAGCAATTCAGAG ATGGTTACTTCAATCCGGAGGTGGTCAAGTACAGACAGCTGTGTGCCAAGTCCCAGAGGAAGAGACAGCTGTACTCCCTTCAGCAGTATTACCACCGGCTTTTGAAGCACATTCTCGTCTCCAGAAAG GAGCTGCTGGAGTTCGCCGTTCACAGTGGTCTGGACTTTCCATCCAAAAGGAAGTTACCGGCCAAGACTCACGCTGAAATGCGGGAGCCGAGGGTGAGAAGAAGATTGAGCCGCATATTGAAGGAGGTCAAAACCGAGTGTGGAGACAGCGATGCTTCGTCTGACGATGACG ACACTTCATTATGGGCTCCAGCTCCCCAATCGCCTTCGTCTCCGACGCCCGCTGTCTCGCTCCGAGTTCTGCCCAGCCTCTCCACCCAAGATATGAAGACTACTG aagGAATAGAACTAGGGGAACGGGATTTGAAATCCATGCTGCATAACCATCGGGAGAAGAGGAAGCGACAGCCa GATCACCCGGACTTGATGACCTCTGACATCCACCTCGGAGACGTACTTTCTAGAGCGAATATTGGTCGGAAGGGTGCTGTGG CATTGTTTGACCTGTCTCTGCCGAAGAAGAAGATCAAagacgagaggaggaagaagaaaatgagGACGATAAAAGTGGAATCCGAGGATCCCTGTGAAATTCTCGCACCCTCAGACGCCCCTTCAGCTCCAACGGCCGGCATCATCAACTCGCTGCCAGACACCCCGTCTACTCCACTGGCCAACATCAAGGAGGA AATCGTGGAGGAGTGTCAGAGCAGCCCGGCGGCCCTCGAGGAGATAGCCATCAGTTTCTTCAGCTTGTTGGAGAGCATCTTAAGGGCAGAAAGCTTCACCAGCACTTCATTG TTGGAGGATAAAGTTCAGATGTGGCAGTTCTCTCCTGCGAGCTCCCTCAACGTGTGGTTTTCATCCGTCCCATGTTGGTCTGACTTGGTTCTTCAAGCCCTGCAGTTTCTTGCAGGAGAGACCAAAG ATGGTATGATGGCGCTCCCCAGCGGATTTTCTCCTTTTGTGGAATTTTCTGATGAATCTCAGCAGTGGAGTTGGATCG GACCCACTCAGGATACAGAGAAGGATCTCAGTGCCCTCTGTCAGTTGTGGCTGGACTCCAAGGACTTAGTCATAAAG ACGGAACACGAGGACATGCTCGAGATGACGTCCCCCACACCCAGAGT CTCAACTGATTATGTGGTGCGGCCCAGCACCGGAGACGAGAGACAAGTCTTTCAAATCCAG gagcAGCAGCGATACAACCAGCCACACAAAGCCTTCACCTTCAGGATGCACGGCTTTGAGTCGGTGGTGGGGCCGGTCAAAGGCGTGTTTGATAAGGAGATGTCCCTTAACAAAGCCAGGGAGCACACGCTGCTTCGTTCAGACCGACCGCCATACGTCACCATTCTCTCCCTGG TGCGGGATGCGGCGGCGCGGCTACCCAACGGGGAAGGAACCAGGGCCGAGATCTGCGAGCTGTTGAAAGACTCCCAGTTCCTCGCTCCAGATGTCACCAGTGCACAG GTGAACACGGTGGTCAGCGGAGCCCTGGATAGACTTCACTATGAGAAGGACCCCTGCGTGAAGTACGACATCGGCCGCAAGCTTTGGATTTACCTGCACCGCAGTCGCAGTCAAGAGGAGTTCG AGAGGATCCACCAGgctcaagctgctgctgcaaaagcCAGAAAAGCCCTGCAGCAAAAGCCCAAACCCGCATCCAAGCCT AAATCCGGAAGCAAGGACGGAGGCGGCAAAACCCCAGGATGCCTGGAGGCGGGACAGGATGTAATCTCCAATCCCATGTCGCCAACCCCTACAACACCCACCCCAAACACACCCGGAACCCCAAAGTCACCCTTACCCTGCACCGCCTCCACGCCGACAAAGACCGGCGCCCCCGATACAATCAAAACCAGCACAGG CGTTCTTctcgtgcccccccccttgTTGCCCCAGCTGGGAAGCATCCTACCCGCCAGCCAGGCGTGTCCGCCGGTGTCCCAGCCGGTCACGTCCCAACACGCGGCCCGCCTAGTGAGCCACCTGGCGGCCGGCTCCCTCCCCCAGGTCCGGGTCGTCTCCGCTCAGCCGGGTCTGGTTTCGTCGGCAGGGAGTCACCAGGCCGCTCTGGTGCATCAGACCTCTCACCAGATCAGGATGCCGATGGCGATGGCGGCCAAGGGCATTTCACAG GCGGTGGTTTCTGTGCCTCTGAGGAGTCCGTCTGCCTGCAGTCCGGTCCACGTGCCAAACACCCTGTCCGTGTCCGCCGTGGCCAAACCTCAAGCCGGATCGCCCGGCGGCAACAACAACCCTTCCGCACCTGCAATGCTGCAAGGAATCGCCGGCCCGAGCATCAAGCAG gtgtccATCACAGGCCAGTTGGGAATGAAGACCGCTGGCGGCGGAGGAATTCCAATAACGGCCACAAATCTGCGCATCCAGGGCAAAGACGTTCTCCGTCTGCCGCCGTCTTCCATCACCACGGACGCCAAAGGACAGACGGTGCTGCGGATCACCCCGGACATGATGGCCACTCTCGCCAAATCCCCCGTCGCGACCGTCAAGCTCACGCCCGACTTCCTGGGCGCCGCCGGCGCCGGCAAGAGCATATCGGCCACTCTCCACGTGACGCCGCCCCACTCCTCAGCTTCCTGCGGCCCCGGCGCGGTCGCGTCCTGCACGGGGGAAGCCAAGACCACCAAGGCGGGCCCGGTCGGTCCCAGCCTGCTGAAGGCGGCGGGAGACGCCGCCATACGACTGATGCCCACGCTGGCGGTGACCGTGGCCGACCAAAAGTCCCGGCCCTTCTCCAGCGTGTCCTCCGGCGACAAGAGCGGCGCCACCATACGGATAATGCCGGGGCTCGGCGTCATTCCGCAGAAACAAGGGCAGACCATCACCATGACGACCACCACCGGCAGTAAGACCCTCACGGCGTCCACGTGCGCCAACGTGATGACCATGGCGGCCAGCGTCGTGGCCGGTGCCAAGGGGATCACGGTGGCGCCCGGAGTGTCGTGCTCCCCTCTGACGCTGGGGACCGCCACGGCCACCGTGCGGCAGGTTCCCGCCACCGTGGTCACCACTCAACCC GGGAAGTTACCTGCGAGGATCACTGTGCCCATTTCAGTCCTGAACCAACCACTGAAGACTAAGAGTGTTGTGACCACACCGATGGTGAAAGGAAGCCTGAACACTAA CCTCAGCAGTCTGGGCAGGAACATCATCCTGACCACCATGCCCGCCGGGACGAAGCTCATCGCAGGAAACAAACCGGTCAGCTTCGTAACAGCACAGCAgttccagcagcttcagcagcaggGACAGGCCACGCAG GTCCGCATCCAGACGGTGCAggcgcagcagctccagcagcacatGGCGTCTGGCTCCCCGAAATCGGTGTCCACGGTCGTGGTGACAACGGCGCCGTCGCCCAAGCgcgcccccgacccccccgctgCACCTCAACAGTGA